The sequence below is a genomic window from bacterium.
TAGTAGAATTGATATACTCCCTTAAAAAGGAAGGCAGAAGGTTAAAAAGGCAGAAATAAATCTTTTACCCTTTCTGCCACTCCCCTTTCTCTTCTGCCTTCTTGAAGATAGAGAAATGTTAAAACAGAACAGGTCTATTCATTTTGTAGGTATTGGTGGAGCTGGAATGTCGGGTATTGCTGAATTATTGCTGAATTTAGAGTATAAAATCTCTGGCTCGGATATTTCAAAGACTAACGTAACGGACAGATTGTGCAATTTGGGCGCAAAAGTTTATATTGGACATAACGAATCAAATATTAAAGATGCAGATATAGTAGTAATCTCTTCAGCCATTCCAAAAGACAATTTGGAAATACGATATGCTAAGAGACATAGAATACCAGTAATTCCAAGAGCGGAGATGCTCCATGAATTGATGAGATTAAAAGAGGGAATTGCTGTATCTGGTGCTCATGGAAAAACCACTACCACCTCAATGATATCCCTTGTATTGAGTAGGGGAGGGTTAGATCCTACCATTTTGATTGGTGGTCGACTTCGTAATATCAACTCCCATGCACGCCTTGGTAATGGAAGATATTTAGTAGCTGAAGTTGATGAATCAGATGGAACTTTCTTACGCCTTCGACCATTCATTTCAGTTGTAACAAATATAGATATGGAGCATTTAGACTATTATGAAAACTTGAAAAGAATAAAAGAGGCATTCTTGAGTTTTATTAATTCTGTCCCTTTCTATGGATGTAGTATCTTATGTATCGATTGTGAAAATATAAGAGAGTTAGTAAGTAAAATAAAAAGAAGGTTTATCACCTATGGTACCGTAGAAGAGGCAGAGATTAGAGCAAAGGACATTGTCCTTGGAGGTCTATGTTCTGAATTCTATGCATTCTGCAAGAATAAAAAGTTAGGAAAGGTAAGGGTAAATCTACCAGGAGTCCATTATGTAAATAACTCCTTAGCCGCAATAGCAGTAGGACTGGAATTAGGGATTTCATTTCAGGATATTGCTCATGCCTTACTTGAATTTCAATCAGTTGACAGAAGAT
It includes:
- the murC gene encoding UDP-N-acetylmuramate--L-alanine ligase, whose amino-acid sequence is MLKQNRSIHFVGIGGAGMSGIAELLLNLEYKISGSDISKTNVTDRLCNLGAKVYIGHNESNIKDADIVVISSAIPKDNLEIRYAKRHRIPVIPRAEMLHELMRLKEGIAVSGAHGKTTTTSMISLVLSRGGLDPTILIGGRLRNINSHARLGNGRYLVAEVDESDGTFLRLRPFISVVTNIDMEHLDYYENLKRIKEAFLSFINSVPFYGCSILCIDCENIRELVSKIKRRFITYGTVEEAEIRAKDIVLGGLCSEFYAFCKNKKLGKVRVNLPGVHYVNNSLAAIAVGLELGISFQDIAHALLEFQSVDRRFQIKGNIKGILIVDDYAHHPTEIKATLKSARAGWNRKIIAVFQPHRYTRTKYLRKEFGRCFFDAQQVIVGKIYPAGESPIKGISSKVIVDGLKEANHPNVIYIEDFNDILNFCIDRLSFHEFPRMRRLEWLILAENQKKPPHEFSRILYNHVLGKPLISAKKKF